The window CATAAATATCGAACAGTACCCAAACGCTGTTCAGGTTGGCAATTTGATATAATGCCTTGCCCTTGTTGACATAGTCGCCAAGGTTTACCATTTTTTCGGTAACGTAGCCTGAAACATCGGCATGTATCGGCAATTCCTCCTTAACGGTCCCGGATTGAAGTATCTGTGCGATTTGGTTGTCGGAAAGCTTCCAGTTTTTTAATTTTTCCTTGGCGGCATTAAAAAACTGCGGTTGGGTGTCCGCCACCTTTCTTGCTTCAAAAAGTTCCTCTTGTGCAGTGACCAGGTCAGGGGAATAAATATAGGCGATGATCTGCCCCTGCTTGATATACTCCCCTGTAAAATTCACCATTAGCCTTTCCACCCTGCCGGGAATATGGGAAGATTGGGAATAGATCGATCGTTCATCCGCTTCCACCTTGCCATTAAGATCGATCAATTTGACCGGGGCGGTCTTGCCCACGATTTCCGTAGTGACATTGGCAAGCTGCATGGCGGTTTTCGACATGCTAACGGCCATGGGGTCAAGTTCCGAACCGTTGTCATTTTCCAAAGGGATCAAGTCCATCCCACAAATGGGACAATCTCCCGGTTCCGTCTGTCTGATCTGGGGATGCATGGAGCAGGTCCAAATGGTTTCTCCCGATACTTCCGAAGTATGTTGGTGTTCCTCTGTGGCATTGCCCTTGGAGCCCCCGAACAATAGCCATCCCAGCAAAAGTCCAAGAACCAAGGTGGACAAGGCTATTTTTACTATTTTTTGTGTTTCTGATTTCATCTGATTATTTTTTTGCCGTGATATAGTTAAACTTGGCCAACGCTATTTCATATTGCGTCAATGCGCTTATTTTCAATTTAGTATACTTCAACAATTGTTGCTGCATTCGCAACACCTCCTCGAAGTCCTTCCCGGAATTCCCATAGGCTGTGAACAACAGATTGAGTGCTTGTTCCGATTCCATGATCTGTTCATCAAAGAGGGAAATCAAATCCGTCTGCTGCCTTATGTCAAAAACGGCCATTTCATAATTGGTCTTCAATGTATTGGTGACTTCCTTTTTTTGCAGTGCATAACTTTCCTGCATCAATTGGGCCTCCTTTTCGGCTGCCCTGTACTTACCCCTGAATAGGGGCAGGCTCAAGGTAACCATGGGCATCAATACATCCTTGCCATTATCGGGAACCACCATGTCGGTACGCTTATCAACCATTACATAGTCCAGTCCGACCCCCACTTTTGGCAGGCCTTGTTTAAGGGCTGCCCTTTCGGATGCCGCTGCAGCCTTGACCTTTAATTCCAGGGAATTCAAGAGCGGATGGTCCACTACCAAGGAATCTTTGACATAATCAATGGGCAGTACATTGACCCCAAAGGTCTCAGGGATGTTTATTTGTTCATCTTCCTTACGGTCCAATAGTTTATTGAAGGACGCCAAAAGGGGGATTTCCTTGTTTTTCAGGACGCCCAAATTCGTCCGGGCTTCCTTTAAAAGCACGTCCACCCTTAAGACATCGACCAATGATCCCAGGCCATTTTTGAATTTCGTATTGGAAACCGTCCTGTAGGATTCCAAAATGGCGATGTTGTCCTCTTCGATCCGTACCCACTCCTTAAGTTCGTACAATGGGAAATAAGCTGCCGAAACCTCGTAATAAAGTTTGTTCCTGGCGTCCAAAAAGGACTGGTACTTGGCCTCTGCCATAAGTGCAGCGGCATCACCTTGGGCCTTTAGCGTTCCAAACCAAGGAAACATCTGGGTCAGTGAAAACCTTGCTTTTTGGGGCCCTACCCTGGTTTCGACCGGGGAGATGAAGTACCCAAAGGACAAGTTTGGATCTGGTAAAGCCTTCACCTGCGGTACTTTTTGTAACGCCGCCTCAAAATCTTTGTACTGTGAAAGCAACCCTGGGTTGTTCTCAGCCGCTACCTTAAAGTAATCCTCCAAGGTCTGGCCGTTGGAAAGGATACTTGTCAAGACAAATAGGATGGTCAATACATTTTTCATTTTACTGTATTTTTTTCAATGCTTTGTTGCGATTTTTAATGACTGTTTCCCTCCAATATGCTTGGAGTACCGGGACCACGAACATGGTCATGATCTGTATGGCCATTCCCCCAAAAGTCGGGATTGCCATGGGAATCATGATATCGGCCCCTTTTCCGGTCGAGGTCAGTACCGGCAAAAGGGCGATGATGGCCACGGCGGCCGTCATCATGGCGGGACGGACCCTTTTTTTCCCTGCCTCCAAAACCGCCGCTCTTACATCCGGTACGGTTTGAGGGTTCTTTTCCTCAAAAACCTGGTGGATGTACGTACCCATGATGACACCATCATCGGTGGCAATACCGAAAAGTGCGATAAAACCAACCCAAACCGCAACGCTTAAATTGATCGTGTGCATTTGGAACAGATCCCGCATGTTGACCCCTGAAATGGCAAAATTCATGAACCAATCCTGACCATAGAGCCAGAGCATTATGAAACCTCCCGCAAAAGCAACAAAAACCCCGGAAAAATGGATGGAGGATGCGATGACCGTCTTGAACTGAAAAAACAGGAGCAAGAAAATCACAATCAAACTGATCGGTATGACAATGGACAGTCTTTTCACTGCCCTGATTTGGTTCTCATAACTCCCTGAAAACTTATAGCTTATTCCGGCGGGAACCGTTAATTCCCCTGCATCGATTTTTTTCTGGATGGCTTCCTGGGCATCGTTCACCACATCGACTTCCGCAAAACCGTCCCGTTTATCAAAAAGCACATAGCCTACCAAAAAGGTGTTTTCGCTCTTGATGGCCTGAGGCCCGCGGACATATTCAAAATCCACCACTTGGGATAAGGGAATTTGCGCCCCTACCGGTGTGGGAATCAAAATTTTCTTCAACGATTCCGGGTCGTCCCTCAATTCCCTCGGGTAGCGCACCCGCACGGGAAAACGTTCCCTACCTTCAACGGTGGAGGTGATTTTCATCCCACCGATCGCTGTTTCGATGCTTTGCTGCACATCTTCAATGTTCAAACCATATCGGGATATCCCGTCCCTGTTGATATTGAGGTGCAAATAAGGTTTGCCCACTATTCTATCGGCGAATACGGCTTCTGCCTTGACCGAGGGCACTTCCTTCAAGATACCTTCCAATTGCATCCCAAAATCCTCGATGGTCTTCAGATCGGGACCAAAAACCTTGATCCCCATGGGAGCGCGCATTCCGGTCTGCAACATCACCAACCGGGTTTCTATGGGCTGTAATTTGGGAGCAGAGGTTATGCCCGGGATCTTGGTGACCTTTACGATCTCATCCCAGATATCGTTGGGGGATTTGATATGAGGCCTCCAGTTTCGGAAAAACTCACCGTCCTCATCCACGATCAGGTCCTTCTCGGCAATCCCTAACTGCAAGGCCTCCTCATTGGTCAAAGTGTCTTTATGCTGGGTAATGAACCTGTCCTTTCGATCTACTTTATAACGGACCCTATGTCCGTCTTCATTCACAATGAATTCAGGTTTATAGTTGATGATGTTCTCATACATGGAAATGGGTGCAGGGTCC is drawn from Flagellimonas sp. MMG031 and contains these coding sequences:
- a CDS encoding TolC family protein — protein: MKNVLTILFVLTSILSNGQTLEDYFKVAAENNPGLLSQYKDFEAALQKVPQVKALPDPNLSFGYFISPVETRVGPQKARFSLTQMFPWFGTLKAQGDAAALMAEAKYQSFLDARNKLYYEVSAAYFPLYELKEWVRIEEDNIAILESYRTVSNTKFKNGLGSLVDVLRVDVLLKEARTNLGVLKNKEIPLLASFNKLLDRKEDEQINIPETFGVNVLPIDYVKDSLVVDHPLLNSLELKVKAAAASERAALKQGLPKVGVGLDYVMVDKRTDMVVPDNGKDVLMPMVTLSLPLFRGKYRAAEKEAQLMQESYALQKKEVTNTLKTNYEMAVFDIRQQTDLISLFDEQIMESEQALNLLFTAYGNSGKDFEEVLRMQQQLLKYTKLKISALTQYEIALAKFNYITAKK